In one Thiovulum sp. ES genomic region, the following are encoded:
- a CDS encoding ribosomal protein S20 (PFAM: Ribosomal protein S20~TIGRFAM: ribosomal protein S20) → MANHKSAEKRIRQTIKKTERNRFYRTRVKNITKAIREAVEAGNVEEANKNFKIANKTFHAYVSKGFFKKGTASRRVSRLSKLVNTLSQQA, encoded by the coding sequence ATGGCAAATCATAAATCTGCTGAAAAGCGAATTCGTCAAACAATTAAAAAGACTGAAAGAAACAGATTTTACCGAACAAGAGTTAAAAATATCACAAAAGCTATTAGAGAAGCAGTTGAAGCTGGTAATGTAGAAGAAGCTAACAAAAACTTCAAAATTGCTAACAAAACTTTCCATGCTTATGTGAGCAAAGGTTTCTTCAAAAAAGGAACTGCTTCAAGACGAGTTAGCCGACTCTCTAAACTTGTAAATACTTTAAGCCAACAAGCATAA
- a CDS encoding peptide chain release factor 1 (PFAM: PCRF domain; RF-1 domain~TIGRFAM: peptide chain release factor 1) codes for MLNERLQPFIDRYEEINSLLSSETVLTDIKRMTQLSKEQSDLLPLVEKAREYIEVVEGIAESKSLLSDPELGELAKEELRDFESRVPQLESDIKTLLIPTDPNDDRNVFVEMRAGTGGDEAAIFVGNLFQTYMRYIESKGWKTEIMSTSESDFGGYKEVVVLVKGDKVYSRLKYEGGTHRVQRVPATESQGRVHTSAITVAIMPEVDDVEIEINSNDLKIDVMRASGNGGQSVNTTDSAVRITHLPTGIVITNQDEKSQHKNKDKAMKVLKARLFEIEMREKMASEKENRLAQVGSGDRSERIRTYNYPQNRITDHRIGLTLYRLDEIMQGGVMDDLIEPAFAHYQAEALKREGLE; via the coding sequence ATGTTAAACGAGAGATTACAACCCTTTATTGACAGATATGAGGAGATAAATTCTCTCCTCTCTTCTGAGACTGTTCTTACTGATATTAAAAGAATGACACAGCTCTCAAAAGAGCAATCCGATTTACTTCCACTTGTTGAAAAAGCTCGAGAATATATCGAAGTTGTCGAGGGAATCGCGGAAAGCAAATCGCTACTTTCTGATCCTGAACTTGGCGAACTTGCAAAAGAGGAATTACGAGATTTTGAGAGTCGAGTTCCGCAACTTGAAAGCGACATTAAAACTCTTCTAATTCCAACTGATCCGAACGACGACCGAAATGTTTTTGTAGAAATGAGAGCTGGAACAGGTGGCGACGAAGCTGCGATTTTTGTCGGAAACCTTTTCCAAACTTACATGAGATACATTGAGTCAAAAGGTTGGAAAACTGAAATTATGTCAACGAGTGAAAGTGATTTTGGTGGTTATAAAGAGGTTGTAGTTCTCGTAAAAGGCGATAAAGTATATAGTCGTCTCAAATATGAGGGTGGAACTCATCGAGTCCAGAGAGTCCCAGCTACCGAGTCTCAAGGTCGTGTTCATACTTCGGCAATTACTGTCGCAATTATGCCAGAAGTTGATGATGTTGAAATCGAGATAAATTCAAATGATCTGAAAATTGATGTGATGAGAGCATCTGGAAATGGTGGGCAATCCGTAAATACTACCGATTCTGCCGTTAGAATAACACACCTTCCAACAGGAATTGTTATTACAAACCAAGATGAAAAATCTCAACACAAAAACAAAGATAAGGCTATGAAAGTTCTTAAAGCTAGGCTTTTTGAAATTGAAATGAGAGAGAAAATGGCAAGTGAAAAAGAAAATAGACTTGCTCAAGTTGGAAGTGGAGATCGAAGCGAACGAATCCGAACTTACAACTATCCTCAAAACCGAATCACAGATCACCGAATTGGCTTAACTCTCTATCGACTTGATGAGATAATGCAAGGTGGAGTGATGGACGACCTCATCGAACCAGCATTCGCTCACTATCAAGCAGAAGCCCTCAAAAGAGAAGGACTAGAATAA